One segment of Paenibacillus sp. FSL R7-0337 DNA contains the following:
- a CDS encoding MFS transporter, whose product MRGSERAQAALLLAVGGLYLLATVLAGTFLNVYLWKSRQNFAMIGWFTVAQQLAVGLSFWLGGKWVKEHNKMNALRLGIAVSGFFYLLVLWLQGESVHFIWPLGGVLGLSIGLYWLAFNIVFFEITDAANRDFYNGWMGLLGSLTGIAGPWVSGWMISRWQGGQGYRMVFILSLCIYGVAAVLSFWLRKRPRGEAYLWLEPWRELARRRSPWRPVAAALVFQGIREGVFSFLIGLLVYIAAQEESKLGQFALLTSAVSLISYYAAGRWFKPRARLGGMLAGSLLLIAFLLPLLWKVNFTTLLIMGIGTSLCLPLYMLPMLSTSFDLMGVSEESAGKRVELVVLRELSLMSGRLLGLLIFIAVLSLDQSPQTITLLMLLLGAAPLGSWVVVRRVLGQRGRV is encoded by the coding sequence ATGAGAGGTTCAGAACGGGCACAGGCGGCGCTGCTGCTGGCTGTAGGCGGACTATACCTTCTGGCTACAGTGCTAGCAGGGACGTTCCTCAACGTATATCTGTGGAAAAGCCGGCAGAACTTCGCCATGATCGGCTGGTTCACCGTGGCCCAGCAGCTTGCCGTGGGTCTCAGCTTTTGGCTGGGCGGCAAGTGGGTGAAAGAACATAACAAAATGAATGCCCTGCGGCTGGGAATTGCCGTATCGGGCTTTTTTTATTTGCTGGTTCTGTGGCTGCAAGGAGAATCGGTGCATTTCATTTGGCCGCTGGGCGGTGTCCTCGGGCTATCCATCGGGCTGTATTGGCTGGCGTTCAATATTGTTTTCTTCGAGATTACGGACGCTGCGAACCGCGATTTCTATAACGGATGGATGGGCCTGCTAGGTTCTCTGACGGGAATAGCCGGACCCTGGGTGTCCGGCTGGATGATCTCCCGCTGGCAAGGCGGACAAGGCTACCGTATGGTATTCATATTGTCTTTATGTATCTATGGGGTGGCTGCTGTGCTAAGCTTCTGGCTGCGCAAACGGCCGCGCGGCGAAGCCTATCTCTGGCTGGAGCCCTGGCGCGAGCTTGCCCGCAGGCGCAGCCCTTGGCGGCCAGTTGCGGCTGCGCTAGTGTTCCAGGGCATCCGGGAAGGCGTATTCTCCTTCCTGATCGGTCTGCTCGTCTACATTGCAGCACAGGAGGAGAGCAAACTGGGACAGTTCGCCCTGCTGACCTCCGCCGTCTCCCTGATCAGTTATTATGCTGCAGGCAGATGGTTCAAGCCCCGTGCCCGGCTCGGCGGTATGCTGGCAGGCAGTCTGCTGCTCATCGCTTTCCTTCTTCCGCTGCTGTGGAAGGTGAACTTTACCACCCTCCTAATCATGGGAATCGGGACCTCGCTCTGCCTGCCGCTCTACATGCTGCCGATGCTGTCCACCAGCTTCGACCTTATGGGAGTGTCCGAGGAGAGCGCCGGCAAACGCGTGGAGCTGGTAGTGCTCAGGGAGCTTAGCCTGATGAGCGGCCGCCTGCTCGGGTTACTGATCTTCATCGCCGTGCTGTCACTGGACCAGTCTCCGCAGACGATCACGCTGCTAATGCTGCTGCTGGGCGCTGCGCCGCTGGGGAGTTGGGTGGTGGTGCGGAGGGTGCTGGGGCAGAGGGGGAGGGTCTGA
- a CDS encoding Imm7 family immunity protein has protein sequence MYEFHGWATIRETFGEEDAGNLELVFKNIQNFILELGWSAGLLKVYAANGTYHLAVGGFLNHKSFEAGEILELYQFIADQAPGSYGLLYTRDDEDIEGYDNEFKVFVLARGTLRRQEDAWLSPFVPVVEDGILQ, from the coding sequence ATGTACGAGTTTCATGGCTGGGCTACGATCCGGGAGACGTTTGGAGAAGAAGACGCTGGAAATTTAGAGTTGGTGTTCAAAAATATACAAAACTTTATCTTAGAGTTGGGTTGGAGTGCTGGACTCTTAAAAGTCTATGCTGCAAATGGGACGTATCATCTTGCTGTAGGAGGATTTTTGAATCACAAAAGTTTCGAGGCCGGGGAGATCCTTGAGCTATATCAATTCATCGCAGACCAAGCACCGGGTTCTTATGGCTTACTCTATACAAGAGATGATGAGGATATCGAAGGCTACGATAACGAGTTCAAAGTATTCGTACTAGCCCGCGGAACTTTAAGGCGGCAAGAGGATGCGTGGTTATCACCGTTTGTTCCGGTCGTGGAGGATGGCATATTACAGTGA
- a CDS encoding immunity 53 family protein, which translates to MEILRWLQEWYTTQCDGEWEHGGGIRINSIDNPGWHVVIALDGLEVEYKQMDVVRVERTDDDWIYCKKQDGCFTGAGGPGNLEEILNIFYQWATSNT; encoded by the coding sequence ATGGAGATTTTAAGATGGTTACAAGAATGGTACACCACACAATGCGATGGAGAATGGGAGCATGGCGGTGGCATTAGAATTAACTCTATTGACAATCCCGGGTGGCATGTTGTAATTGCTTTGGACGGATTAGAGGTGGAGTATAAGCAGATGGATGTAGTACGAGTAGAGCGAACGGATGATGACTGGATTTATTGTAAAAAACAAGATGGATGTTTCACTGGTGCCGGCGGTCCGGGGAATCTTGAGGAAATACTAAACATTTTTTATCAGTGGGCAACAAGTAATACATAA
- a CDS encoding pentapeptide repeat-containing protein encodes MNGIIIYSIANEPIKLNVDSLEHSNLDNLDLHRAILNKENLCGASLSGTNLRGAELREANLSRANLTSALLMVTMLERSILESSNLTNAKLTGAILRNANLNNANLVGADVWKTDFKDAKLMGANMMCERIQDCLLEGALFDDNTVWPLGFDPLEYGAIKVGDKHS; translated from the coding sequence GTGAATGGAATTATTATTTATAGCATAGCAAATGAACCAATAAAACTTAATGTAGATTCCCTTGAACACTCAAACTTAGATAACCTTGACTTGCATAGAGCTATACTAAATAAAGAGAATTTATGTGGAGCAAGTTTAAGCGGAACCAATTTACGTGGTGCAGAGTTAAGAGAGGCAAATTTAAGCAGAGCGAATTTAACAAGTGCTTTGTTAATGGTGACGATGCTTGAAAGATCTATATTGGAGTCTTCAAACCTTACAAATGCCAAGCTAACAGGAGCTATCTTAAGAAATGCTAACTTAAATAACGCTAATTTAGTTGGAGCTGATGTATGGAAGACTGATTTTAAAGATGCAAAATTAATGGGAGCTAATATGATGTGTGAAAGGATACAAGATTGCCTTTTAGAAGGTGCCTTATTCGATGATAACACCGTTTGGCCATTAGGGTTTGACCCCTTGGAATACGGAGCAATTAAGGTTGGAGATAAACACTCCTAA
- a CDS encoding pentapeptide repeat-containing protein has product MKKINQTELNILIQDHNLYLNTITDQIEKGQRLILDEVDFTDNDLSDLDFVETYITSSLFKGKVFNNTNFGGAELYDCIFIDTLFENCNLGKTALDYAIITSSKFSNCNFISLETYEAQFENSSFKDCLINSAFSSCIVKDVVFEECNFVSTDFWRCVVENLKISSKKKDIDLLRLIKEINIGTFEIPNLINAESAIEYFKSKCMMDKI; this is encoded by the coding sequence TTGAAGAAAATTAATCAGACAGAGTTGAATATTCTTATTCAAGATCACAATTTATATCTCAACACAATTACTGATCAAATTGAAAAGGGACAAAGATTAATACTTGATGAAGTTGACTTTACTGATAATGATTTATCGGACTTAGATTTTGTAGAAACATATATTACAAGTTCTCTTTTTAAAGGTAAAGTGTTCAACAATACTAATTTTGGGGGCGCAGAATTATATGACTGTATTTTCATAGATACTTTATTTGAAAACTGTAATTTAGGAAAAACTGCTCTTGATTATGCCATCATTACAAGTTCGAAATTTTCTAATTGCAATTTTATTTCTTTAGAAACTTATGAAGCTCAATTTGAGAATTCATCATTTAAAGATTGCCTAATAAATAGTGCTTTCTCAAGTTGTATTGTTAAAGATGTTGTTTTTGAAGAATGTAATTTTGTTTCTACAGATTTTTGGAGATGTGTAGTTGAAAATTTAAAGATTTCTTCAAAGAAGAAAGATATAGATTTATTAAGACTTATTAAAGAAATAAACATAGGAACTTTTGAAATACCTAATTTAATTAATGCGGAGAGTGCCATAGAATACTTTAAAAGTAAATGTATGATGGATAAAATTTAA
- a CDS encoding Crp/Fnr family transcriptional regulator codes for MQREAAQNNLASLCQSRLFSGISPDDIPQMLECLSATQKEYAKDEMVVREGDFVDDVGIILQGTAQSTKLNVKGKQIIVSLHYPGGYTAVLTAASRGRRCPMSIQAIEPLEVLFIPVQNILSPCTKLGIAHEQLLGNLFDSIAERALELHDRNDCLIMPTIRDKVLTYLTRLVRETGTETFTIPFDRKAMAEYLDVDRSALSRELAWMKRDGLIEFYRNEFRLLQEAVERDFD; via the coding sequence ATGCAACGCGAAGCCGCTCAGAATAACTTAGCTTCCCTCTGTCAATCACGTTTATTTTCAGGGATTTCTCCAGATGATATTCCCCAAATGCTTGAATGTCTGTCAGCCACGCAGAAAGAATATGCAAAAGATGAGATGGTGGTCCGTGAGGGGGATTTCGTCGATGATGTCGGCATCATATTGCAGGGTACCGCTCAAAGTACGAAATTGAACGTCAAAGGAAAACAAATTATTGTATCCCTCCATTATCCTGGTGGATATACCGCTGTACTAACAGCTGCCAGCCGTGGAAGAAGATGCCCAATGTCAATACAGGCAATAGAACCACTTGAGGTTCTGTTTATTCCGGTCCAAAACATATTGAGCCCTTGCACAAAGTTAGGTATAGCACACGAACAATTACTTGGTAATCTTTTCGATAGTATCGCCGAACGGGCGTTAGAACTGCATGACCGGAATGATTGTCTGATTATGCCGACTATTCGCGATAAGGTCCTGACTTATTTAACAAGACTTGTGCGCGAAACGGGAACGGAGACTTTTACAATTCCCTTTGACCGGAAAGCGATGGCCGAGTATCTGGACGTAGACCGCAGCGCCCTATCCAGAGAGCTGGCATGGATGAAGCGGGACGGCTTGATTGAATTTTATAGGAATGAATTTAGGCTATTGCAAGAAGCAGTGGAAAGGGATTTTGACTAA